From one Dama dama isolate Ldn47 chromosome 4, ASM3311817v1, whole genome shotgun sequence genomic stretch:
- the MAF gene encoding transcription factor Maf isoform X2, producing the protein MASELAMSNSDLPTSPLAMEYVNDFDLMKFEVKKEPVETDRIISQCGRLIAGGSLSSTPMSTPCSSVPPSPSFSAPSPGSGSEQKAHLEDYYWMTGYPQQLNPEALGFSPEDAVEALISNSHQLQGGFDGYARGAQQLASAAGAGAGASLGGSGEEMGPAAAVVSAVIAAAAAQSGAAPHYHHHHHHHHAAGHHHHPTAGAPGAAGSASASAGGGGGGGSGGGAGGPASAGGGGGGGGGGGGGGGGAAGAGGALHPHHAAAGGLHFDDRFSDEQLVTMSVRELNRQLRGVSKEEVIRLKQKRRTLKNRGYAQSCRFKRVQQRHVLESEKNQLLQQVDHLKQEISRLVRERDAYKEKYEKLVSSGFRENGSSSDNPSSPEFFITEPTHKSEPSVGRTTFWKPQDHVLYPCIHKMKFT; encoded by the coding sequence ATGGCATCGGAACTGGCAATGAGCAACTCCGACCTGCCCACCAGTCCCCTGGCCATGGAATATGTTAATGACTTCGATCTGATGAAGTTTGAAGTGAAAAAGGAGCCGGTGGAGACCGACCGCATCATCAGCCAGTGCGGCCGTCTCATCGCCGGGGGCTCGCTGTCCTCCACCCCCATGAGCACGCCGTGCAGCTCGGTGCCCCCTTCGCCCAGCTTCTCGGCGCCCAGCCCGGGCTCGGGCAGCGAGCAGAAGGCGCACCTGGAAGACTACTACTGGATGACCGGCTACCCGCAGCAGCTGAACCCCGAGGCGCTGGGCTTCAGCCCCGAGGACGCGGTCGAGGCGCTCATCAGCAACAGCCACCAGCTCCAGGGCGGCTTCGATGGCTACGCGCGCGGCGCGCAGCAGCTGGCCTCGGCGGCCGGGGCCGGCGCCGGCGCCTCCCTGGGCGGCAGCGGCGAGGAGATGGGCCCCGCCGCCGCCGTGGTGTCCGCCGTGATCGCCGCGGCCGCCGCGCAGAGCGGCGCGGCTCcgcattaccaccaccaccaccaccaccaccacgccgccggccaccaccaccacccgacGGCCGGCGCGCCAGGCGCCGCGGGCAGCGCGTCCGCCtcggccggcggcggcggcggcggcggctcgggcggcggcgcgggcggcCCGGCCAGcgccgggggcggcggcggcggcggcggcggcggcggcggcggcggcgggggcgcggcgggggcggggggcgccctGCACCCGCATCACGCCGCGGCCGGCGGCCTGCACTTCGACGACCGCTTCTCCGACGAGCAGCTGGTGACCATGTCGGTGCGCGAGCTGAACCGGCAGCTGCGCGGGGTCAGCAAGGAGGAGGTGATCCGGCTGAAGCAGAAAAGGCGGACCCTGAAAAACCGCGGCTATGCCCAGTCCTGCCGCTTCAAGAGGGTGCAGCAGAGGCACGTCCTGGAGTCCGAGAAGAACCAGCTGCTGCAGCAGGTCGACCACCTCAAGCAGGAGATCTCCAGGCTGGTGCGCGAGAGGGACGCGTACAAGGAGAAGTACGAGAAGCTGGTGAGCAGCGGCTTCCGAGAAAACGGTTCGAGCAGCGACAACCCGTCCTCTCCCGAGTTTTTCAT
- the MAF gene encoding transcription factor Maf isoform X1, which translates to MASELAMSNSDLPTSPLAMEYVNDFDLMKFEVKKEPVETDRIISQCGRLIAGGSLSSTPMSTPCSSVPPSPSFSAPSPGSGSEQKAHLEDYYWMTGYPQQLNPEALGFSPEDAVEALISNSHQLQGGFDGYARGAQQLASAAGAGAGASLGGSGEEMGPAAAVVSAVIAAAAAQSGAAPHYHHHHHHHHAAGHHHHPTAGAPGAAGSASASAGGGGGGGSGGGAGGPASAGGGGGGGGGGGGGGGGAAGAGGALHPHHAAAGGLHFDDRFSDEQLVTMSVRELNRQLRGVSKEEVIRLKQKRRTLKNRGYAQSCRFKRVQQRHVLESEKNQLLQQVDHLKQEISRLVRERDAYKEKYEKLVSSGFRENGSSSDNPSSPEFFM; encoded by the coding sequence ATGGCATCGGAACTGGCAATGAGCAACTCCGACCTGCCCACCAGTCCCCTGGCCATGGAATATGTTAATGACTTCGATCTGATGAAGTTTGAAGTGAAAAAGGAGCCGGTGGAGACCGACCGCATCATCAGCCAGTGCGGCCGTCTCATCGCCGGGGGCTCGCTGTCCTCCACCCCCATGAGCACGCCGTGCAGCTCGGTGCCCCCTTCGCCCAGCTTCTCGGCGCCCAGCCCGGGCTCGGGCAGCGAGCAGAAGGCGCACCTGGAAGACTACTACTGGATGACCGGCTACCCGCAGCAGCTGAACCCCGAGGCGCTGGGCTTCAGCCCCGAGGACGCGGTCGAGGCGCTCATCAGCAACAGCCACCAGCTCCAGGGCGGCTTCGATGGCTACGCGCGCGGCGCGCAGCAGCTGGCCTCGGCGGCCGGGGCCGGCGCCGGCGCCTCCCTGGGCGGCAGCGGCGAGGAGATGGGCCCCGCCGCCGCCGTGGTGTCCGCCGTGATCGCCGCGGCCGCCGCGCAGAGCGGCGCGGCTCcgcattaccaccaccaccaccaccaccaccacgccgccggccaccaccaccacccgacGGCCGGCGCGCCAGGCGCCGCGGGCAGCGCGTCCGCCtcggccggcggcggcggcggcggcggctcgggcggcggcgcgggcggcCCGGCCAGcgccgggggcggcggcggcggcggcggcggcggcggcggcggcggcgggggcgcggcgggggcggggggcgccctGCACCCGCATCACGCCGCGGCCGGCGGCCTGCACTTCGACGACCGCTTCTCCGACGAGCAGCTGGTGACCATGTCGGTGCGCGAGCTGAACCGGCAGCTGCGCGGGGTCAGCAAGGAGGAGGTGATCCGGCTGAAGCAGAAAAGGCGGACCCTGAAAAACCGCGGCTATGCCCAGTCCTGCCGCTTCAAGAGGGTGCAGCAGAGGCACGTCCTGGAGTCCGAGAAGAACCAGCTGCTGCAGCAGGTCGACCACCTCAAGCAGGAGATCTCCAGGCTGGTGCGCGAGAGGGACGCGTACAAGGAGAAGTACGAGAAGCTGGTGAGCAGCGGCTTCCGAGAAAACGGTTCGAGCAGCGACAACCCGTCCTCTCCCGAGTTTTTCATGTGA